Below is a window of Armatimonadota bacterium DNA.
TTGCCAAGAGCTTTGGCCAGCGCATTCACGCCCAAGCGGGTGACTCCGTTATCGCCTCCCAACAAGACTGTCGGACCGCTGGCCATGATGCTTGAAAGCGTCTCGACTTCAACCGTGTCCTCGTGGTCGATCGCCTTCGCATGGCGCACGTCCGAGAAGTTGTAGAACGTCTGTGTGCTGTACCGAAACAGCGCTTCGCGGATCGCGGCGGGAGCTAGGTGGCAGGACCCCGGCGTCACTGACCGGTTGATCGGCACCCCGACCACATGAAGCTCGACATGGGGTTCCAAGCTCTCGCCTTTCAGCCATGCAGATGCTCGATTCCAGCCCGGGTCGTCGTACGCCATTGTCCTGTTCACTAGGTTACACGGTGGAGCGCCATAAGTTGGTGAAAAGCCGAAGCTACCTCTCTGGCGAGAGAGGTCGGTGAGTGCCCACGAACCGGGAGAGTCGCATCAAAGCTAGCCGTTCATCGGAATCCGAACACCCGCCCGCTCAGCAAACTCGATCGCCTCGTCGTATCCCGCATCGACATGCCGAATAACTCCCATCCCCGGGTCCGACGTCAGTACTCGCTCCAATCGCTTCGCCGCCGCCTCGGTTCCGTCGGCGACCACCACCATGCCCGCGTGCTGAGAGTAGCCAATCCCGACCCCGCCGCCATTATGGATCGAGACCCAGGTCGCCCCCGCCGCCGTGTTCACTAAGGCGTTCAACAGCGCCCAGTCGGCGACCGCGTCGCTGGTGTCTCGCATCGATTCCGTCTCGCGATTCGGCGAGGCGACCGACCCGCAGTCGAGGTGGTCGCGACCAATGACGATCGGTGCCTTGATCTCGCCCGTTCGCACCAACCCGTTGATCGCCAAGCCCATCTTTGCCCGCTCGCCGTAGCCCAACCAGCAGATACGCGCGGGCAAGCCCTGAAATTGAATTTTCTCCGAGGCGAGCCGGAGCCACCGCTGAAGCGACTCATTTTCGGGAAACAGCGATGCCGCTAGTTCGTCCGTGCGGCGGATATCCGCCGGATCGCCCGAGAGCGCCGCCCATCGAAACGGCCCTTTCCCTTCGCAGAAAAGGGGGCGAATGTACTCCGGCACGAATCCCTTGATCTCGAACGCGTCGGTCACTCCCGCCTGCACCGCGTAGGCCCGAATATTGTTGCCGTAGTCAAACGTAACCGCCCCGCGAGACTTCAGGTCCAGCATCGCCTGAACGTGCAAACCCATCGTCGCAATGCTCCAACGCTGGTACTCGTCAGGATCGCGCTTGCGCAATTCCAGCGCTTCCGCCAGCGACATGCCGTTCGGCACATAGCCGTTCAGCGGGTCGTGGGCGCTGGTCTGGTCGGTCAAAACGTCGGGCGTGATCCCCCGCCTCAGAAGCTCGGGCAAAACGTCCGCGCAGTTGCCGACTAACCCAATGCTTACCGCTTCCTTGGCCGCCAGAGCCCGCTCGATTCGGGGCCAAGCCTCGTCCAGAGTAAAGCTGATCTCATCGATGTAACCCGTATCCAGGCGCTTGCGGATTCGCGATTCGTCCACATCGACGCCCAGGAAAACCGCGCCGTTCATCGTGGCCGCCAGCGGCTGAGCGCCACCCATCCCGCCAATGCCGCCGCTAACCACCAAGCGGCCCGACAACGACCCACCGAAGTGCCGATCCGCCGCCGCGGCAAAGGTCTCAAACGTCCCTTGCACGATGCCTTGGCTCCCGATGTAAATCCACGAGCCCGCCGTCATCTGGCCGTACATCATCAGCCCCAGCTTCTCCAGCCGACCGAATTCTTCCCAATTCGACCACTTCCCAACCAGGTTCGAATTGGCGATCAGAACGCGGGGCGCGTCCGCCTGCGTTCGGAAAATACCAACCGGTTTGCCCGACTGAACCAAGAGCGTTTCATCGTTCTCCAGGGACTGAAGCGACCGAACGATCGCATGAAAAGCGTCCCAGTTCCGCGCCGCCTTTCCAGTTCCGCCGTACACGATCAGATGGTCGGGGTCCTCGGCCACCATCGGGTCGAGGTTGTTCATGAGCATGCGCAGGGCGGCCTCCTGTTGCCATCCCTTGCACGTGAGTTGAGATCCGGTGGGAGCTTTCATAGAATCGTTTCCAACCCCGAATCGAATGCGCCACGCCCAATCGCGGCGGCAATGGCTTCGAAGTCGGGGGCGAGGTAGCGGTCCTGTTGGACCCGAGGAATGTCGAGGGCAATGCGCACGGTTTCGTGCGCACGTTCGATCGCCGCGCCAGCTCGCAAGGGACGCCGATACTCAAGCCCTTCGGCCGCGGTCAAAAGTTCGATGGCGAGGCCACGCTCGACGTTGTCGACGATCCGCCGGAATTTGAGCGCGCTGGTCATGCCCATCGAAACGTGGTCTTCCTTCCCGCCCGAAGTCGGCACCGAATCGACGCTGGCGGGATGGCTGAGCACCTTGCAGTCATTCAGCAAGGCAGCGACCGTCACGTGTGGCATCATAAAGCCCGATCCCGTGCCAGGGTGTCCGCTTAGGAATGCCGGAAGCCCCTCGTTTGCATCGGGGTTCACCAGTCGATCCATCCGACGTTCGGAAATCGAGAGCAGGTCGGTCATGACGATGGCCGCGTAATCCAGCGCATAGGCAAGTGGGGCACCGTGGAAATTTCCACCCGAAATGACATCGCCATTCTCGCGGAATACGAGCGGGTTGTCCGTCGCCGCGCCGGTCTCCTGCTCCAATGTCTCCCGAACATGCCGAAGGGCAGAACGCACTGCCCCATGAACCTGAGGCATACACCGCAGGCAGTAGGCGTCTTGCACGCGCGAGTCGCCCACCCGATGCGATTCGCGAATTTCCGAACCTTCCATCAGGCCGAGCAAGTGCTTGGCCGAGGCAATCTGTCCCTCATGCCGCCGAGCCTCGTGGATGCGCAGATCGAAAGCGGTTGGCGTGCCCATCAGGGCTTCCAAGGTCATCGCGCCGATGATATCCGCGGCATGGACGCACCGCAACGCGCGAATCAGGCCTAGGCATCCAACGCCTCCAATTGCTTGGGTTCCGTTCAGCAAGGCCAGACCCTCTTTCGGTTCCAATGCCAATGGAGTGAGTCCCTGCTTTTCCAGTGCCTTGCGAGCGGGAACTCTCGTCGAGCCGGACCAGCATTCACCTTCGCCGATCATCGCCAGCGCAAGGTGTGCCAGCGGCGCAAGGTCGCCAGACGCGCCCACCGAACCCTGGGACGGCACGACCGGAGTGATGCGCTTGTTGAGCATTTCGACGAGGAATTCAATCACCTCGACTCGCGCTCCGCTAAAGCCCTGAGCTAGGACATTGAGACGAAGGAGCATCATCGCTCGGGTTTCGGGAATGCTGAGAGGTTCACCCACTCCGACCGCATGACTTCGAACCAGGTTAAGTTGAAGTTGGCGCAGTTCGTCGTCGGGAATATGGACGTCGGCCAGGCGGCCAAAGCCGGTGTTGATGCCGTACGTGACGACATGGTTGTGGACAATGTGGTCGACAACTTGGCGCGACTCCGCCACGATTCGACGAGTGGCGTCCGAGAGTTGGACCTTGGTTGCGCCAAACGCCACGTCGGCAATTTGGGCAAGAGTGAGCGGCTTAGGCTCGACGGTGAGCACGCCCATAGTTTACTTGGATGGCGGTGAAGAAGAACGGCTTGATGTAACCGTTGGCACCATCAAATCGCCAACGAAGACCGTCGTCTTCGGCGAAGGTTTTGAACTCGGAATGATCGCCTCTTTCACTTCTTCGATGAACTCCTCGACCTTCTCCTCAATCGCCTCGAAGGTTGTCGGTTTGGGATCCGAAGCCCAATGAGTGTCGGCCACGTCCGGGAATTCGTCGAGGTTGCTCGCCGTAGCCGGGCTCGAAGCTTGAGCTTGAACCGGCGTTTGCGGAGTCGTTGCCACCGCAACCGGTGTCGGACTGGAGGCGCATCCGGCCGCGGTCGCCGCGATAGCTCCCGCGACGGCCAAACGAGGAATCCACCCGTCCTTGGTTAGAACGCCGAATTTCTCGTTGACGGTCAGGCGAACGCAAACCTTTCCTGTCGATGCCGCCAACGCCTCAGCCTCTTCGGCAGGCATCTCGGCGATGTTATGGACGTGGCAACCACACCCGGCACAAAAACGCTGACGTTCGTCGCCTTCCATCGCGTCCCAATTCTCGGGGCACCGGAAGGAAACGTCAATTCTTTGTAGTTTTTTGAATTTGGAGCCCTTCATGGTCGGGTGCCTTGGACCAGTCAAAAGAAGTGTCGTTCGAATAGCTGTCGATGTTCGCCGGGGTTCCGGTCACAACCCGAACGCTAGGGTCCGTCTTGGGTGAACTCGAAGGTTGATGAGTGATCGTAGCCAGCTCTTGGTTCGGGGCACTGTTCACGGGAGCCGACGTCGTAGAACCGATGATGGTTTCCGATTGTTGCTGGGCACATCCGGCGGAAGTGACAGCAAGCATTCCGGCTAAAGCTAAGCGCGGGATCCAGCCGTCCCGCGTCCGAATCCCCAATCTTTCATGTAGAGTCAGACGGATGCAGACTTTCTCGTCTTGGCTAAGCTTTGCAAGTTCTTCAGCATCCTCCGCTGGCATTTCCGCGATGTTATGGACATGGCAACCGCATCCGGCGCAGAAGCGCTGGCGTTCATCGCCTTCCATCGAATCCCAACTCTCGGGGCACTGGAAGGAGACATTAATTCTTCGCAGATTCTGGAACGTACTTGGCTTCATGAATAGGTTCACCTCCAGCACCTGATTTGGTGCTTACCAACGACACCCAACCGGAAATGGCATAGACTTCAGGTTCCTTCTTGGAACCTGGCAGAAACTTTTCCTTCACAGACTCAGCCACTTCCGACGCTTTGTCCTTCATATCGTCGAAGGCTTCGCCAGGGGTCTTTCCTCCGAAGGCAGGCGGTGGAGCGCTTGCAGATGCGGCTGTTGTTGGACTCGTCGCGCAACCAGCAGCAGTGGCCGCGATGATGCCGGCCGCCGCCAAACGTGGAACCCAGCCGTCCTTCGTCAAGATTCCAAGCTTCTTACTGAAAGTAAGTCGGATACAGACCCTTTCGGTCTCATTCCGAATGGCCAGAGCTTCTGCCTCCTCGGCACTGAGTTCAGCAATATTGTGAACTTGACATCCACAACCGGCGCAATGCCGTAGTTGCTCGTCGCCTTCCATCGCGTCCCAATCTTCGGGGCATTTGAACCCCACATCGATCATCGGCAGTCGTTCGAATTTCGAAAAATCCATCGGCCCAACCCTCCTCTCATTGTAAGGGAAGATCGGCGATATTCGACTGATTGTCGGCTTCCATGTCGAGTTTGGTTGAATAAGGAACGCCAGTATTCCGAGCCTTCCAGTTAAGAAAGTCCATCACTCCAGCGATAACTAGAGCCGTAAAGGCTCCGGCTATGTCCAGAATCCGAATCAATCTTTCGGCCGACGCGGGACCTGGCTCGTCATCGAGCAAACTCCCCAGCGAAAGACAGCAGACAAAGCCGAAGAGGCAGAGAACGGCGGCGAGGAACTTTTGTTGGGGAGCGGTGATGGCGCAAGCAAGAAGAGCTACAAAGGGCACCATCACTGCACTGATGCAATATTCGAACATCGGATGGTCGTAGAACGCGCTCTTGGACAAGTCCGGGACAGGGTGAAGAGGCTGCGTCACCAAATGGATGAGGAGAGGAATGCCCAAGCTCGAAACAATAAGGATCGCCGGTGCCAAGAGGAACCAGATTCCCCAAGAAACTTGAAATGCCCGTAGTCGATGCACGTGATGATTCCTATTAGCCCTAACACTCCCCGAGCCGCTTAAGTGCCTAAGACAGAATTTTAGCCGCCGCGAATGATTCTTTCGCCGAACCAGAACAGGCCAACGAGGCTGATACAAACCGCAGTCGCGACCGTTGCCGGTTGGTAGAGCTTCGGCCTCCGGTCCTGGAACCAGAGCAAGATCGGAATACCGACCAGGATCAGCGATATCTGAACGAGCTCGACGCCGATGTTAAACGACGCGAGCGAGACGGCCGCTTGTCCGGGCGGCAGACCGGCCTCCGTCAACGCTCCCGCGAACCCAAAGCCATGAATCAGGCCGAAGCTGAAGGCGATCAAAACCGTTCGCCAAACCTTGTCGTCGGGCTTAAAGAATTTCTCGGCCGCCACCGCGACAATGGAAAGCGCAATCAGTGGCTCTACAATCCGCGAAGGCAACGTGAAGATGTTGAGCGCGCAAAGTGACAGCGTGATGCTATGGGCGACGGTGAAGCCGGTCGCGACTTTGACTAGCTCCCGAATTCGCGGGCGGGCGAGCATCAGTCCGAAGATGAAAAGCAGATGGTCCGGTCCCGACAGAATGTGCTCGATTCCCATCAGGAGGAACGTCTTCATCGTCGCCAAAACGCTCACGTGCTGTGGCGTGGATGATTTCGCCGCGCCATACCGCCAAGACGGAAACTCCGAAGTCAGAACCGCCTGACCCGCGACGTCGCCGTCCTTCATCACCGTCACAATCGTCTTCGTGGTCGGATCGTTGGCAAAGAGCCTTTGCGAGACGTCCAGCGACTCAACCGGCTCATCGATTCGAGCCTGGAGTGTTACATTGTCGGTCGGCTTATCGACCATCAGGTTCGGCTTCTCGCAGGTCCAGTTGTGGCCGTTGACCTGAAGATGAATCTCTGAACCCAGCGCCTCGGGCGTCGTTCCCGTCTTCTTGATGTTCGTCAGCGTGGTCTGGATGGCGACGGTCGCGCCTTTGGCGTCCAAGATGAACTTCAGACCGGAAATGCTGGTGTCATGTGCCCACGCCAGACAACTAGCGATCAATAGCACAAAGGTGGCGAACCAGCGCATGGGTTCATGCTACTCGGTCAGCGTTTGGAAGTCGTTTGGGTTCAGAAAGAATTCAGAACCTGTTCATGAAAGCGGGACCTTCCCCTATGAGAAAAGGTCCCGACAATGAGGTTATCGACCGGGGCGGAAGTAACCGCTGACTTTGGAAGGCGGCTTCTGCATGAACGCCATCTGAAGCTGGTCCTGCGTGTATACGTTCGGAATCTGACCCGTTCGCGCATATTGGAACACGGCGGTGGTGTAGATGCTCGAGAGGCAACTGCCGATGATGGCGAGTCCAAGCCAGAAGAGAATGGCGAAGCCGACGGCACCAACAATGACCCAAACCGACTGCGTAAAGGCGGCGACGATGATCATCGGAATCGGAACCAGGGTCAGCAGCCCCATCGCTAACGAGATGCCGACATTGCCGATAACCGTCTCGCCCCACGTCTTCTTGATCGTGCCGAACGACTCCTTGATGGCGGCAATCGGACCAAGACCCTCCAGCGCGACCGCAGGAACTACGAAGTAGGTGACGACGTTCCAACCGGCACCGACAATCGCGACGATAATCTTGCCGACAATCTCAACCCGCTCGCTGATCGCGCGAAGGATGAGGCCGACGGTCGCCGCAACCAGGCTCCAACCAAGGATTGGGCCAAATCGCTTCAGCGCGACGCTGATTCCTTCGGAAACGCTGGTCGGCTCGTTGTTCAGTACTTTGCTAGCGCAGTGGATGAAGCCGACGTTGAAGAAGACGACCACGAAGTAACTGACCAGGTAGTAGCAGAACATCACGACGTAGTACAGCACGGGGAAATTGTGAGAATTCAG
It encodes the following:
- the hutU gene encoding urocanate hydratase gives rise to the protein MKAPTGSQLTCKGWQQEAALRMLMNNLDPMVAEDPDHLIVYGGTGKAARNWDAFHAIVRSLQSLENDETLLVQSGKPVGIFRTQADAPRVLIANSNLVGKWSNWEEFGRLEKLGLMMYGQMTAGSWIYIGSQGIVQGTFETFAAAADRHFGGSLSGRLVVSGGIGGMGGAQPLAATMNGAVFLGVDVDESRIRKRLDTGYIDEISFTLDEAWPRIERALAAKEAVSIGLVGNCADVLPELLRRGITPDVLTDQTSAHDPLNGYVPNGMSLAEALELRKRDPDEYQRWSIATMGLHVQAMLDLKSRGAVTFDYGNNIRAYAVQAGVTDAFEIKGFVPEYIRPLFCEGKGPFRWAALSGDPADIRRTDELAASLFPENESLQRWLRLASEKIQFQGLPARICWLGYGERAKMGLAINGLVRTGEIKAPIVIGRDHLDCGSVASPNRETESMRDTSDAVADWALLNALVNTAAGATWVSIHNGGGVGIGYSQHAGMVVVADGTEAAAKRLERVLTSDPGMGVIRHVDAGYDEAIEFAERAGVRIPMNG
- a CDS encoding HupE/UreJ family protein, coding for MRWFATFVLLIASCLAWAHDTSISGLKFILDAKGATVAIQTTLTNIKKTGTTPEALGSEIHLQVNGHNWTCEKPNLMVDKPTDNVTLQARIDEPVESLDVSQRLFANDPTTKTIVTVMKDGDVAGQAVLTSEFPSWRYGAAKSSTPQHVSVLATMKTFLLMGIEHILSGPDHLLFIFGLMLARPRIRELVKVATGFTVAHSITLSLCALNIFTLPSRIVEPLIALSIVAVAAEKFFKPDDKVWRTVLIAFSFGLIHGFGFAGALTEAGLPPGQAAVSLASFNIGVELVQISLILVGIPILLWFQDRRPKLYQPATVATAVCISLVGLFWFGERIIRGG
- the hutH gene encoding histidine ammonia-lyase, which codes for MGVLTVEPKPLTLAQIADVAFGATKVQLSDATRRIVAESRQVVDHIVHNHVVTYGINTGFGRLADVHIPDDELRQLQLNLVRSHAVGVGEPLSIPETRAMMLLRLNVLAQGFSGARVEVIEFLVEMLNKRITPVVPSQGSVGASGDLAPLAHLALAMIGEGECWSGSTRVPARKALEKQGLTPLALEPKEGLALLNGTQAIGGVGCLGLIRALRCVHAADIIGAMTLEALMGTPTAFDLRIHEARRHEGQIASAKHLLGLMEGSEIRESHRVGDSRVQDAYCLRCMPQVHGAVRSALRHVRETLEQETGAATDNPLVFRENGDVISGGNFHGAPLAYALDYAAIVMTDLLSISERRMDRLVNPDANEGLPAFLSGHPGTGSGFMMPHVTVAALLNDCKVLSHPASVDSVPTSGGKEDHVSMGMTSALKFRRIVDNVERGLAIELLTAAEGLEYRRPLRAGAAIERAHETVRIALDIPRVQQDRYLAPDFEAIAAAIGRGAFDSGLETIL